From Juglans regia cultivar Chandler chromosome 6, Walnut 2.0, whole genome shotgun sequence, the proteins below share one genomic window:
- the LOC108998308 gene encoding serine/threonine-protein kinase RHS3-like, translating to MSSNPIKRPDSSEMSYVSSEKAPCQPTKMNDCVKNGADSVDDQLTRAKKVDQGANMSVDSSKSSACKAVHKDPISKRKPNLTITPPYDSRRMDPAIKSVSDSNNYNQVSSPRMSPNSELPTTSTGGVKNTSFFSNFGHGSGSSSRSDSLESSPTPLRPHTGGDVRWDAINTVSKGFSLGLSHFRLLKRIGYGDIGSVYLVELKGTTAYFAMKVMDKASLVSRNKLLRAQTEREILGLLDHPFLPTLYSYFETDKYYCLVMEFCSGGNLHSLRQKQPNKYFTEEAARFYASEVLLALEYLHMLGIVYRDLKPENVLVREEGHIMLSDFDLSLRCSVSPTLVKSSTINVSNGGITGVGGILDDEFAVHGCMQPSTFLPRILPSKKNRKSKSDFGFFDGGSLPELMAEPTNVRSMSFVGTHEYLAPEIIRGEGHGSAVDWWTFGIFLYELLHGTTPFKGSGNRATLFNVVGQPLRFPETPRVSFVARDLIRGLLVKEPHNRIAYKRGATEIKQHPFFEGVNWALVRSAMPPHIPDLVEFSQYGSKEASMAEKKMAEIGGDKDNTSFNDPSYIDFEYF from the exons ATGTcatcaaatcccatcaaaaggCCAGACTCATCTGAG ATGAGCTACGTTTCATCAGAAAAAGCACCATGTCAACCCACAAAGATGAATGATTGTGTAAAAAATGGTGCTGATTCAGTTGATGATCAACTGACTCGCGCCAAAAAAGTGGATCAAGGAGCAAATATGTCTGTCGATTCATCTAAAAGTTCAGCATGTAAAGCTGTACATAAGGATCCAATCTCCAAAAGGAAACCAAATTTGACAATTACCCCTCCATATGATTCTAGAAGAATGGACCCAGCTATCAAGTCTGTGTCTGATTCTAATAACTACAACCAAGTCTCAAGCCCAAGGATGTCTCCAAATTCTGAACTCCCTACAACTTCAACAGGTGGTGTAAAGAATACAAGTTTCTTCTCCAACTTTGGCCACGGGAGTGGAAGTAGCTCTCGTAGTGACAGTTTAGAGAGCTCGCCCACACCCCTCAGGCCGCACACTGGTGGTGATGTGCGATGGGATGCCATTAACACTGTTTCTAAGGGTTTCTCTCTAGGTCTTAGCCATTTTCGGCTTCTCAAGCGCATTGGATATGGAGATATTGGGAGTGTTTATCTTGTTGAACTTAAAGGAACTACGGCCTACTTTGCGATGAAAGTCATGGACAAGGCCTCCCTTGTGAGTAGAAACAAGCTTCTTCGAGCACAGACAGAAAGGGagatacttggacttcttgaCCACCCATTTTTGCCCACCCTATACTCTTACTTTGAAACTGATAAATACTACTGCCTTGTCATGGAGTTCTGTAGTGGAGGTAATCTTCATTCTCTACGGCAGAAACAACCTAACAAGTATTTTACTGAGGAAGCTGCACG GTTTTATGCATCAGAGGTGTTGTTAGCACTTGAGTATCTGCACATGCTAGGTATTGTTTACAGGGATTTGAAGCCAGAAAATGTCCTAGTGAGAGAAGAGGGTCATATCATGCTTTCAGATTTCGATTTATCCCTGCGTTGCTCTGTGAGCCCAACACTTGTCAAGTCTTCAACTATCAACGTAAGCAATGGTGGAATTACTGGTGTTGGAGGAATTTTGGATGATGAATTTGCAGTGCATGGCTGTATGCAGCCATCGACTTTTCTTCCACGCATTTTACCGAGTAAAAAGAATCGTAAATCAAAATCGGATTTCGGGTTCTTTGATGGAGGCTCCCTCCCTGAACTCATGGCAGAGCCAACAAATGTGCGCTCAATGTCATTTGTTGGGACACATGAATATCTAGCACCGGAGATCATCCGTGGAGAGGGTCATGGAAGTGCAGTAGATTGGTGGACATTTGGCATCTTCTTATACGAACTGTTGCATGGGACAACTCCCTTCAAAGGCTCAGGCAATCGTGCCACACTCTTCAATGTTGTAGGCCAGCCACTGAGATTTCCTGAAACTCCACGTGTGAGTTTCGTGGCTCGTGATCTTATACGAGGACTTTTGGTGAAAGAACCACATAACAGGATCGCATACAAAAGGGGTGCTACAGAAATCAAACAACACCCTTTTTTTGAGGGAGTGAACTGGGCCCTGGTAAGAAGTGCAATGCCTCCCCACATTCCTGATCTTGTAGAATTCTCACAGTATGGCAGCAAAGAGGCAAGCATGGCAGAGAAGAAGATGGCAGAGATTGGAGGTGACAAAGACAACACTAGTTTTAACGATCCTTCTTACATAGATTTTGAGTACTTCTAG
- the LOC108998364 gene encoding UPF0678 fatty acid-binding protein-like protein At1g79260 isoform X2, whose translation MENISQPPVQPADAAAVHPGIEPISYLLGTWKGQGEGGFPTINSFSYGEELRFTHHSSRPVIAYTQKTWKLNSGEPMHAESGFWRPKPDGSIEVVIAQSTGLAEVLVKEITRVFRLIGGDLSYEVEMATNSTSLQPHLRASLKKL comes from the exons ATGGAGAATATTTCACAACCGCCGGTACAGCCGGCAGATGCAGCGGCCGTGCACCCGGGAATAGAACCCATATCGTACCTGCTGGGGACATGGAAAGGCCAAGGAGAGGGTGGCTTTCCCACCATCAATTCTTTCTCCTACGGCGAAGAGCTCCGTTTCACCCACCATTCTTCCAGGCCCGTCATTGCTTACACCCAGAAGACTTGGAAACTCAACTCCGGGGAACCTATGCACGCGGAGAGCGGATTCTGGCGCCCCAAACCCGACGGTTCCATCGAAGTTGTCATTGCGCAAAGCACTGGTCTTGCTGAAGTCCTG GTGAAAGAGATAACCCGAGTTTTTCGGTTGATTGGTGGAGATCTATCTTATGAGGTTGAGATGGCTACAAATTCTACCAGTCTTCAACCACATCTAAGAGCCTCACTCAAGAAATTATGA
- the LOC118348645 gene encoding uncharacterized protein LOC118348645, with translation MEEEISHHCKSLKLTEEEQQEYYLKEEEITFSHDISNSCLVALVAADREVNKGAFKATMTRLWNGEGGITFKDLGRNKFLLEFHNSTVRTRVLTGRPWSFDRNLICIQECKGRLALKDIDFSLEPFWLQLQDLPFATMNKRTSEKLGTSAGKVIMVDVDEKGRAWGEVLRVKVMIDLSKPLTRGCVINVGDARSWIPFKYEKLPSFCYYCGIVLHTHHRCSRHFSDGSTHTKSPLQYGPWLRADPPQNPNHYKTHSNSPEGKTTGNGRQANSDDQESDFGGNNLSQKSADFSPLDPCDPVHPNSTLEKNSEGEDLVSTVKKKQPQLVLRGHQLEMSGPHFPTGNQTRCVWTPI, from the coding sequence ATGGAGGAGGAGATTTCTCATCATTGTAAGAGCCTCAAGCTTACGGAAGAGGAACAACAAGAATACTACCTAAAGGAAGAGGAAATTACGTTTTCTCATGATATTAGCAACTCATGCCTTGTTGCACTGGTAGCTGCAGACAGAGAAGTGAATAAAGGAGCCTTCAAAGCAACAATGACTAGGCTATGGAATGGTGAAGGTGGGATTACTTTCAAAGATTTAGGAAGAAACAAGTTCCTTCTCGAATTTCACAACTCCACCGTGAGAACCAGGGTGTTAACTGGTCGTCCTTGGTCTTTCGACAGAAACCTAATCTGTATTCAGGAATGCAAAGGCAGGTTAGCCTTAAAAGACATCGACTTTTCTCTGGAACCTTTTTGGCTCCAACTCCAGGATCTCCCTTTTGCTACGATGAACAAAAGAACAAGTGAGAAGCTCGGGACCAGTGCAGGTAAGGTCATCATGGTGGATGTTGATGAAAAAGGAAGAGCATGGGGGGAAGTCTTACGTGTGAAGGTGATGATTGACCTCTCTAAACCTTTGACAAGAGGTTGTGTTATTAATGTAGGAGATGCTCGCTCCTGGATACCTTTTAAATACGAAAAACTACCTTCATTTTGTTACTATTGTGGGATAGTTTTGCACACACATCATAGATGTTCAAGACATTTCTCAGATGGTAGTACTCATACTAAGTCACCACTTCAATATGGCCCCTGGCTTAGAGCTGATCCACCTCAAAATCCAAATCACTACAAAACACATTCTAACAGTCCAGAGGGGAAGACCACAGGCAATGGTCGACAGGCCAACTCCGATGATCAAGAATCTGATTTTGGCGGGAATAATTTATCTCAAAAGTCAGCTGATTTCTCGCCATTAGACCCGTGTGATCCTGTGCATCCAAACTCTACATTGGAAAAGAACAGTGAAGGTGAAGACCTTGTGtcaacagtaaaaaaaaaacaaccccaACTTGTCTTGAGGGGTCACCAGTTGGAGATGTCAGGACCTCACTTTCCAACAGGCAATCAGACTCGTTGTGTATGGACACCAATATGA
- the LOC108998364 gene encoding UPF0678 fatty acid-binding protein-like protein At1g79260 isoform X1, translating into MENISQPPVQPADAAAVHPGIEPISYLLGTWKGQGEGGFPTINSFSYGEELRFTHHSSRPVIAYTQKTWKLNSGEPMHAESGFWRPKPDGSIEVVIAQSTGLAEVLKGTYNTEEKVIKLQSELVGNASKVKEITRVFRLIGGDLSYEVEMATNSTSLQPHLRASLKKL; encoded by the exons ATGGAGAATATTTCACAACCGCCGGTACAGCCGGCAGATGCAGCGGCCGTGCACCCGGGAATAGAACCCATATCGTACCTGCTGGGGACATGGAAAGGCCAAGGAGAGGGTGGCTTTCCCACCATCAATTCTTTCTCCTACGGCGAAGAGCTCCGTTTCACCCACCATTCTTCCAGGCCCGTCATTGCTTACACCCAGAAGACTTGGAAACTCAACTCCGGGGAACCTATGCACGCGGAGAGCGGATTCTGGCGCCCCAAACCCGACGGTTCCATCGAAGTTGTCATTGCGCAAAGCACTGGTCTTGCTGAAGTCCTG AAAGGGACATACAACACAGAAGAGAAAGTCATAAAGCTTCAAAGTGAACTTGTGGGCAATGCCTCTAAG GTGAAAGAGATAACCCGAGTTTTTCGGTTGATTGGTGGAGATCTATCTTATGAGGTTGAGATGGCTACAAATTCTACCAGTCTTCAACCACATCTAAGAGCCTCACTCAAGAAATTATGA